Proteins encoded together in one Peribacillus asahii window:
- a CDS encoding FtsK/SpoIIIE domain-containing protein — MSLFAQYKARKQFVYVFRLITDKIPRIHSVSISTNETRYSFTIPTGTNPEILLDKIYVFKQVLSSENIEIEGDSKRLTLTVYRKGLPKLVKYSLRDWKPIVAGMSLPFIVRSNRHGELIAFDMAKNPHALLSGFTGLGKSSLLRAVLTTQMLTMKPESIRYILGDLKRSEFRLFRNHSHVDSVHVEPASLSLALKRVKAEMQRRGNLLDKHEVTHFSELSEPLPWFVVAIDEVALLRQEKDCMAIIEDISSIGRSLGVLLILSMQRPDATILQGRLKNNLTVRISGRQSDKINAKVAGVPGAELIKPSEKGRMIYVLDKPEEVQAPWLEYNGAKRLLQPFKRYDVVPNEEIQLANTKSVSYPAKEFTFGLLDEEASQ, encoded by the coding sequence ATGAGTTTATTCGCGCAATATAAAGCACGTAAGCAGTTTGTTTATGTCTTTCGATTAATCACAGATAAAATACCTCGTATTCATTCCGTATCTATCTCCACTAATGAAACTCGCTATTCTTTTACCATTCCAACCGGCACCAATCCCGAAATCTTACTCGATAAAATATACGTATTTAAACAAGTTCTATCTAGCGAAAATATTGAAATAGAAGGCGATTCCAAACGCTTGACGCTGACAGTTTATCGTAAGGGCTTGCCGAAGCTAGTTAAGTATAGCCTAAGGGATTGGAAGCCAATTGTTGCGGGTATGAGCTTGCCTTTCATAGTTAGAAGCAATAGGCACGGTGAGCTAATCGCCTTTGATATGGCGAAGAATCCCCATGCGTTACTAAGTGGTTTCACAGGATTGGGCAAATCATCGTTACTTAGAGCCGTACTAACTACGCAAATGCTAACAATGAAGCCTGAATCTATTCGATATATTTTGGGGGATTTAAAGAGGAGCGAGTTCCGTTTGTTCCGTAATCATTCTCATGTTGACAGCGTACATGTTGAGCCTGCGAGTTTATCGCTTGCGTTAAAACGAGTCAAGGCAGAGATGCAAAGACGCGGCAACCTACTCGACAAGCACGAAGTTACACACTTTTCAGAGCTGTCAGAGCCGTTGCCATGGTTTGTTGTCGCAATAGATGAAGTGGCATTACTGCGGCAGGAAAAGGATTGTATGGCGATAATCGAGGACATTTCGAGCATTGGTCGGAGCCTCGGCGTTCTACTTATCTTATCAATGCAGCGACCTGACGCAACCATCCTACAAGGACGCCTCAAAAATAACTTAACTGTGAGGATAAGTGGCAGACAGAGCGATAAAATTAACGCAAAGGTGGCCGGTGTGCCTGGTGCTGAGCTAATCAAGCCAAGCGAGAAGGGACGTATGATTTACGTATTAGATAAGCCGGAGGAAGTGCAGGCGCCGTGGTTAGAGTATAACGGGGCTAAGCGATTGCTACAGCCCTTTAAACGGTATGACGTCGTACCGAACGAGGAAATACAGCTAGCAAATACGAAATCAGTTTCGTATCCTGCCAAAGAGTTCACATTCGGATTGTTAGACGAGGAGGCATCGCAATGA
- a CDS encoding helix-turn-helix transcriptional regulator, with protein MPIRNRLKALRHEYRMNQTEFAEFLGLSVYQYNRYEKEARQPTLEVALQISEKVERPVNEIFYRIEGAQE; from the coding sequence ATGCCTATAAGAAATCGGCTAAAAGCACTGCGCCATGAATACCGTATGAATCAAACAGAGTTCGCGGAGTTTCTCGGTCTAAGCGTTTACCAATATAATCGCTACGAGAAGGAAGCACGGCAGCCAACGCTTGAAGTCGCTCTGCAGATTAGCGAAAAAGTTGAGCGACCAGTAAACGAAATATTTTATCGAATAGAAGGGGCGCAAGAATAG
- a CDS encoding endonuclease domain-containing protein has protein sequence MLNYVLFFAILAGPIALYIKVRPLLAPVEVIDDQRAKCESPIELRLYIALVNNGYEVKTQTPCGPYRIDITLPAYRIAIECDGRAFHSSPKQRAHDRRKNAYLRKHGWKVLRFSGSRINRRLNEVITKIDKEARTP, from the coding sequence ATGTTAAATTATGTATTGTTTTTCGCTATACTTGCCGGTCCGATTGCGTTATATATAAAAGTTAGACCGTTGCTGGCGCCGGTTGAGGTTATCGACGATCAACGAGCTAAATGCGAAAGTCCGATTGAATTAAGACTATATATTGCGCTGGTAAACAACGGTTATGAGGTAAAAACGCAAACGCCGTGTGGCCCCTACAGGATAGATATAACGCTTCCTGCATACCGTATAGCCATAGAATGTGATGGCCGCGCCTTTCATAGTTCGCCGAAACAAAGAGCTCATGACCGCAGGAAAAACGCTTATTTACGTAAGCATGGCTGGAAGGTGCTGCGTTTTAGTGGATCGAGAATAAATAGAAGGCTTAACGAGGTTATTACGAAGATTGATAAAGAGGCGCGAACCCCTTGA
- a CDS encoding recombinase family protein, producing the protein MKYGYARVSTVSQDLESQLQALESEGCKKIYSEKFTGTKADRPEFQTLLSELKQGDTLVVTKLDRFARSASDAIQIVRELFERGVKVHILNMGLIENTPTGRLIFTIMSGFAEFERDMIVERTQEGKAIAKQREDFREGRPKKYGKKQLEHAMKLLETNSYKQVEALTGISKSTLIRAKKSAE; encoded by the coding sequence ATGAAATACGGATATGCAAGGGTGTCAACAGTTTCGCAGGATTTAGAATCACAGTTGCAGGCGTTAGAATCGGAAGGCTGCAAGAAGATATATAGCGAAAAGTTTACAGGCACGAAAGCAGATAGACCGGAGTTCCAAACCCTATTATCGGAGCTAAAGCAAGGCGACACGTTAGTAGTAACAAAGCTGGATCGGTTTGCAAGGTCGGCGAGTGACGCCATACAAATCGTTAGAGAGCTATTTGAACGGGGCGTAAAGGTTCATATACTGAATATGGGGCTAATCGAGAACACGCCTACTGGGCGCCTTATCTTTACGATAATGAGTGGCTTTGCTGAGTTTGAACGGGATATGATTGTGGAACGGACACAAGAAGGTAAAGCCATCGCTAAACAACGTGAAGACTTCCGAGAAGGACGGCCAAAGAAGTATGGCAAGAAACAATTAGAACACGCAATGAAGCTGTTAGAAACGAACTCATATAAACAAGTTGAAGCATTAACAGGAATTTCGAAATCAACGCTAATCAGGGCAAAGAAGTCGGCTGAATAG
- a CDS encoding tyrosine-type recombinase/integrase, with protein MRVLKVFFNYLIAEELCPGDVDLFRNIRFSKVDDRIDAFIDAHIKQILRYFDRESRNKPFHAYRNKMAVVFVLGTGVRLGELCNLRWNNIDFENNLVEVYGKKRKVVSIPIANKLRKELADYYVYLQSYYGGKPSQYVFCAINKSQLSPDTLASVFKRLKRLFNFDDVRLSAHTFRHTFASKALKNGMNAITLQRILRHESLQMTQRYVDMWGSDWKHHNEKYNPLNDIDL; from the coding sequence TTGCGTGTTTTAAAAGTATTTTTTAACTATTTGATTGCGGAAGAACTATGCCCTGGTGACGTAGATTTATTTCGGAATATCCGGTTTAGCAAAGTAGACGACCGAATTGACGCATTTATAGACGCACACATTAAACAAATATTGAGGTACTTTGATAGAGAATCGCGCAACAAGCCGTTTCACGCGTATAGAAATAAAATGGCGGTAGTTTTTGTGCTTGGTACTGGTGTGAGGCTCGGCGAACTGTGTAATTTACGCTGGAACAACATTGATTTTGAAAACAATCTTGTCGAGGTATACGGAAAAAAGCGTAAAGTAGTTAGTATCCCTATCGCCAATAAGTTACGAAAAGAATTGGCAGATTATTATGTGTACCTACAGTCATATTACGGCGGGAAGCCGAGTCAATACGTGTTTTGTGCAATCAATAAAAGTCAATTATCGCCAGATACTTTAGCGTCGGTGTTTAAACGATTGAAGCGTCTTTTTAACTTTGATGACGTGCGATTATCGGCGCATACATTTCGACATACTTTCGCTTCTAAAGCGTTGAAAAATGGCATGAATGCAATTACATTACAGCGTATATTGCGCCATGAGTCGCTTCAAATGACACAACGGTATGTTGATATGTGGGGATCGGATTGGAAGCATCATAACGAGAAATATAATCCGTTAAATGATATTGATTTGTAA
- a CDS encoding THUMP domain-containing class I SAM-dependent RNA methyltransferase gives MKSFDIIATSAMGLESVVAKEVRNLGYECTVDNGKVIYKGDAAAIARSNLWLRSADRIKIKVGEFKATTFDELFEKTKALNWEDYLSVDAEFPVSGKSVKSTLYSVPDCQAIVKKAIVDRLKHKYKQVSWFTESGPLFKIEVAILKDIVTLTIDTSGAGLHKRGYRSGQGEAPLKETMAAALILLTNWHADKPFIDPFCGSGTIPIEAALIGQNIAPGFNREFVSESWGWFDAKIWDDVRTEAEDLAKYDQPLDISGSDIDHRMVEIAKANSVEAGLGDLIDFKQMQVRDISTKKEYGVIVGNPPYGERIGEKKAVEKMYQEMGQAFAKLDTWSIYIITSHPDFERLYGKPATKKRKLFNGFIRTDYYQYWGKRPPRKG, from the coding sequence ATGAAATCATTTGACATCATTGCCACATCAGCAATGGGATTAGAGTCTGTTGTAGCCAAGGAAGTGCGTAATCTCGGCTACGAATGTACAGTAGACAATGGGAAAGTTATATATAAGGGAGATGCGGCCGCGATTGCGCGCTCTAACCTTTGGCTAAGAAGCGCCGATCGGATTAAGATTAAAGTGGGCGAATTCAAGGCAACTACATTTGATGAATTATTTGAAAAAACGAAAGCGTTAAATTGGGAAGATTATTTATCGGTGGATGCGGAGTTTCCTGTTAGCGGAAAATCTGTTAAATCTACTTTATACAGTGTGCCGGACTGTCAAGCGATTGTTAAAAAGGCTATCGTTGACCGCTTAAAGCATAAATATAAGCAAGTATCGTGGTTTACAGAGAGTGGTCCCCTTTTTAAAATTGAGGTAGCGATTTTAAAAGATATCGTCACGTTAACGATTGATACATCCGGGGCGGGGTTACATAAGCGGGGATATCGCAGCGGACAAGGTGAAGCTCCTCTAAAAGAAACAATGGCTGCAGCTTTAATTTTGTTAACCAATTGGCATGCGGATAAACCATTTATCGATCCGTTCTGCGGTTCAGGAACGATTCCGATTGAAGCGGCTTTAATTGGACAAAATATCGCACCAGGCTTTAATCGTGAGTTTGTATCAGAAAGCTGGGGCTGGTTTGATGCGAAAATTTGGGATGACGTACGTACAGAAGCTGAAGATTTAGCAAAGTACGATCAACCGCTAGATATTTCTGGTTCCGATATTGATCACCGAATGGTTGAGATTGCGAAGGCGAATAGTGTCGAAGCGGGACTTGGTGATCTTATTGATTTTAAACAAATGCAAGTGCGTGATATTTCAACGAAGAAGGAATATGGTGTGATTGTCGGCAATCCTCCGTATGGAGAGCGGATTGGAGAGAAGAAAGCGGTCGAAAAAATGTATCAAGAAATGGGGCAGGCCTTTGCTAAGCTCGATACATGGTCGATCTATATCATCACATCTCATCCAGACTTTGAGCGTCTGTATGGTAAACCAGCTACGAAGAAGCGTAAGCTCTTTAACGGATTTATTCGTACAGATTATTATCAGTACTGGGGGAAACGTCCGCCACGTAAAGGATGA
- a CDS encoding sensor domain-containing protein, giving the protein MQSKITIPDIYSLLQSALQQMEEGALVFSQDGKILDSNSSAEIITGYSGFELHTVFFSSLLSNREDYLSIRKALEKEVYHINSFDMVRKNGEHYTSKIKISKTEIGQSTQLFLVTFENSSFQSRAEQELLVARKIYENIEEGVLYTDHRGKILSVNPAFKIVTGYLEEEVLGKNPNILQSGYHQADFYQALWKDVHEKGYWKGEIWNKRKNGEIFPEWLTISSVSNEYGRVTNYVAVFSDITDRKQKEKQIQKLSNYDALTGTTNRYILSQELLRLIETANKYNQLLAVLFLDLDRFKVINETLGHNYGDLLLKKVASRIKGMLKSKDLIARFGGDEFVIVLPNIKHAKEAVQISEDIIQALEQPFLLDNQEVYATTSVGISLYPHDGDGVEVLIKNAEKAVHKAKENGGSSFELFYEELQPFNKSRRIILENGLRKAIENEELMLYYQPQASLKTGHLTGVEALLRWHHSELGYISPGEFIPIAEETGLIIPISEWVINQACEEVKRLHVSGHTNLKVGINISGVHFSQSDFLKRVSEIIQNTNINPYNVDLELTESMIMPNAKDSIDKLVKLKRMGLKLSIDDFGTGYSSLSYLHRFPIDTLKIDQSFIRNLMSVKGDAAIIKAIITMAKTLQLDIIAEGVEDKNQLDFLEQENCDIIQGFYLSKPIPFPELVQFLEMWNPDMLSGK; this is encoded by the coding sequence ATGCAATCTAAAATCACTATTCCAGATATTTATTCTTTATTACAATCTGCGCTGCAACAAATGGAAGAAGGCGCACTTGTTTTTTCACAAGATGGAAAAATTCTCGACTCTAATAGTTCAGCAGAGATTATTACAGGGTATTCAGGGTTTGAATTACATACGGTATTTTTTTCGTCCTTGTTATCGAATAGAGAAGACTATTTATCGATTCGCAAGGCACTAGAGAAGGAAGTTTATCATATTAATTCATTCGATATGGTTCGAAAGAATGGAGAACATTATACGAGTAAGATTAAAATTAGTAAAACTGAGATCGGTCAATCGACACAGCTTTTTTTAGTTACTTTTGAGAATAGTTCTTTTCAAAGTAGAGCAGAGCAAGAACTATTAGTTGCTAGAAAAATATATGAAAACATTGAAGAAGGCGTGTTATACACCGACCATAGAGGGAAAATTCTATCTGTTAATCCTGCATTTAAAATCGTAACAGGGTATTTAGAAGAGGAAGTGCTCGGAAAAAACCCGAATATTTTGCAATCGGGTTACCATCAAGCTGATTTTTATCAAGCGTTGTGGAAGGATGTTCATGAAAAAGGATATTGGAAAGGGGAGATTTGGAATAAGAGAAAGAATGGTGAGATTTTCCCCGAATGGCTCACGATTAGTTCTGTTTCCAATGAGTATGGCCGTGTAACGAATTATGTAGCTGTATTTTCCGATATTACAGATCGCAAGCAAAAAGAAAAACAAATTCAAAAGCTATCCAATTATGATGCATTAACAGGTACGACGAATCGTTATATATTATCTCAAGAGTTACTGCGGCTGATTGAAACAGCTAATAAATATAATCAATTGCTTGCTGTTTTATTTCTTGATTTAGATCGATTCAAAGTGATTAACGAAACATTAGGGCATAATTATGGAGATTTATTATTAAAAAAAGTTGCCTCTCGTATTAAAGGGATGTTAAAAAGTAAAGATTTAATTGCACGTTTTGGCGGTGATGAATTTGTCATCGTTTTGCCGAATATTAAGCATGCGAAGGAAGCCGTTCAAATTTCAGAGGATATTATACAGGCTTTGGAGCAACCTTTTTTGCTTGATAATCAAGAAGTGTATGCGACGACGAGCGTTGGTATTTCCTTATATCCACATGATGGTGATGGCGTAGAGGTATTAATTAAAAATGCAGAAAAAGCGGTGCATAAAGCAAAAGAGAATGGCGGAAGCAGCTTTGAATTATTTTATGAAGAACTGCAGCCCTTTAATAAGTCGAGGCGCATCATTCTTGAAAATGGATTGCGAAAAGCGATAGAGAATGAGGAACTAATGCTCTATTATCAGCCGCAAGCTTCTTTGAAGACCGGACATCTCACTGGAGTGGAAGCGCTTTTACGTTGGCATCATTCAGAATTGGGTTATATTTCTCCAGGGGAGTTTATTCCAATAGCTGAAGAAACAGGGTTGATTATTCCAATTAGTGAATGGGTTATTAATCAAGCTTGTGAAGAGGTTAAGCGATTACATGTTTCAGGGCATACTAATCTTAAAGTTGGGATTAATATTTCAGGTGTGCACTTTAGTCAAAGTGATTTTTTGAAAAGGGTAAGTGAAATTATTCAAAATACAAACATTAATCCATATAATGTGGATTTAGAATTAACAGAAAGTATGATTATGCCTAATGCAAAGGATTCCATTGATAAGTTAGTGAAGCTTAAGCGAATGGGTCTGAAATTATCGATTGATGATTTTGGTACAGGCTATTCATCCCTTAGCTATCTTCATCGCTTTCCAATTGATACATTAAAAATTGATCAAAGCTTTATTCGAAATTTAATGTCGGTTAAAGGAGACGCGGCGATTATCAAAGCGATTATTACGATGGCTAAAACACTACAGCTAGATATTATTGCTGAGGGAGTCGAAGATAAAAACCAATTAGACTTTCTTGAGCAGGAGAATTGTGATATTATTCAAGGGTTTTATTTATCTAAACCGATCCCTTTTCCAGAGCTAGTACAATTTTTAGAAATGTGGAATCCGGACATGTTAAGCGGAAAGTAG
- the gpsB gene encoding cell division regulator GpsB yields the protein MLSDKIKLTAKDILEKDFKTAMRGYKPEDVDQFLDLIIKDYEAFHQEIEDLRQENLKLKKQTETVTPQRPAQPVQSTSPGTTNFDILKRLSNLEKHVFGSKLFD from the coding sequence ATGCTATCTGATAAGATCAAATTAACGGCTAAAGATATTTTAGAGAAAGATTTTAAAACAGCTATGCGCGGTTATAAACCAGAAGATGTAGATCAGTTTTTAGATTTGATTATAAAAGATTATGAAGCCTTTCATCAAGAAATTGAAGACTTGAGGCAGGAAAATCTTAAATTGAAGAAACAAACGGAGACTGTTACACCCCAACGCCCGGCACAGCCTGTACAAAGCACGTCTCCAGGGACAACAAACTTTGATATCTTGAAGCGTCTATCCAATCTAGAGAAACACGTTTTTGGCAGTAAATTGTTTGACTAG
- a CDS encoding DUF1273 domain-containing protein encodes MKVLYVTGYKAFEFGIFKNDHEAVKYIKKAIRNRLQPLVEEGLEWVIISGQLGTELWTAEVVFELQEEYVDIKLGVLLPFLKQEESWNEVNRAYYESILARADFVDAIFKRPYEGPQQLRIKNEYMIQKSNAILIIYDVEKEGSPKFAYFAALKRHEQEEYPILVISLDDLQQAAEESEWTD; translated from the coding sequence ATGAAGGTTTTGTATGTGACAGGCTATAAAGCTTTTGAATTTGGTATTTTTAAGAATGATCATGAAGCGGTCAAATATATAAAAAAAGCAATTAGAAATCGTCTGCAGCCTCTAGTGGAAGAAGGGCTGGAGTGGGTCATTATTTCTGGGCAGCTAGGAACAGAATTATGGACAGCTGAGGTTGTTTTTGAATTGCAAGAGGAATATGTTGATATCAAACTTGGTGTTTTATTACCATTTTTAAAGCAAGAAGAATCGTGGAATGAGGTAAATCGAGCCTATTATGAATCGATACTAGCACGAGCTGATTTTGTGGACGCTATTTTTAAAAGGCCTTACGAAGGGCCACAGCAATTACGTATTAAAAATGAGTATATGATTCAAAAAAGTAATGCTATCCTGATTATTTATGATGTAGAAAAAGAAGGGTCACCGAAGTTTGCTTATTTTGCTGCGCTCAAGCGGCATGAACAGGAGGAATATCCGATTTTGGTTATTAGTTTAGATGACCTTCAGCAGGCCGCTGAAGAAAGCGAGTGGACAGATTAA
- a CDS encoding CotD family spore coat protein has translation MFNRNSGGFKPFPGKMPTNVAGAAMGGAPYCPPTNVSPAQFGPMPTNVSPAQFGPMPTNVSPAQFGPMPPQALPTQVAPAQVSPTQQVVKTNVMNTVVPHVHPTHTTTVNKHVFTHQHYFPQTQSVVNQCFNQQMVCCPPPPCCPPRPFGF, from the coding sequence ATGTTTAATCGTAACTCGGGCGGCTTTAAACCATTTCCTGGAAAGATGCCTACAAACGTTGCAGGTGCTGCAATGGGAGGAGCACCTTATTGTCCACCAACGAACGTCTCGCCGGCACAATTTGGCCCTATGCCAACTAACGTCTCGCCAGCACAATTTGGTCCTATGCCAACTAACGTCTCGCCAGCACAATTTGGTCCTATGCCACCTCAAGCTTTACCAACACAGGTTGCTCCGGCACAAGTTTCACCAACTCAACAGGTAGTAAAAACAAATGTAATGAATACGGTTGTTCCACATGTTCATCCAACACATACAACGACTGTTAATAAACATGTGTTTACGCATCAACATTATTTTCCTCAGACACAATCGGTTGTGAATCAGTGCTTTAATCAACAAATGGTATGTTGTCCGCCGCCTCCGTGTTGTCCACCGAGACCATTTGGATTTTAA